The sequence CGGAGTCGATCTGCTCCACTTTTCTGAGCCCCGAGGGTCCTGAAAGGGCCTTGTAGTGGCGCCGATGCCGATTGAGGACCAGCTTGGCAGTGACACTCCACAAGCCCACAGTAACCAGACTCGGGGCCGCAATGGGATCACCCAGTCACCAACTTTCTTCCAGACCAGGTGCAGAGACCATGCCAACTCCAACCGAAGTAAGCGAATTGGGTGGACGCCAGAGGGCGGAGGGTGACCCACTTGGGCTCCATCTTCACTTTCCATCAGAGCCTCTGACGCGGTGCTGgccccccttcttcccccggGGTTTCTTTGCGGTCGGCGGCGTTGCGCTGTTCACCGGAGAGGACCCCTCCATGCGACCCGAGTCTGGgctggaaaaggaagaacTTGGATGATTCCACCCTCTCTGTTCgtatttctctttctcttcttcttcctcatctctctctctctctctcaacgCAATTACTGGTATTGGTGGTATCAGAAGACTTGCACTTAAAATTCACGACCCGTTCCTCTCTCCGTTTCCAATCTATTCATTCGGAGGACTCGCTGTCTTTCTACTTCAAAATGGGATCCACCGTCCTTCCGTACATGGAGACCAAGCCCAAggtgatcttcttcactgATTTTGACGGCACCATCACGGTGGACGACAGTAAGCCTCGCTGGGAAGATGGTGGCTCCTGAAAGCGACTATCATGCTGATCTCCTGAAAAATAGGCAATGACTTTATGGTAcgcgcatcatcatcctcgaaTCCCGCCTGTTGCCCGTAACCTATCGCAGGCCTACAATGAACTGACGAGCATAGATCGACAACCTCGGCTTTGGTCTCGCGGAACGCCGCAAGTTGAACGACGAAATCCTGGAGGAGCGCATGGGTTTCCGGTAACAATTGGTTCCATTCTTAATCTGTAATGGACGCGGCGCATAAGGAGAAGACGAGACTGACTGTGCCTCGCCCTCAATTAGGGACGCCTTCCGCATCATGCTGGAGAGTATCAACACTCCCTATGACCAATGCATCGAGATCCTCAAAAAGAACATGAAATTGGACCCCTACTTTGAAAAGTTCTACTACTGGGCCGAGGAGAACAATGTCCCCATCGTGATCTTGTCCTCGGGCATGCGCCCAATCATCAGTGCTCTGCTCGAACAATTCCTCGGTCACAAGCCCAAAAGCCATCTGACCATTGTCTGCAACGAAGTGATTCCCCGGAATGGCAAGGACATCAACAGCGAGGGCGGCTGGCAAATCTCGTACCACGACGATAGGTGAGTTCGCACCATGAGGTTGGCCACATAGGAAGCGGTTTTGACGCTCGGTTGGATGATGTACCGTACTGATTCATTCTGCTTGATGCGTTCCCAGTCACTTTGGCCACGACAAGTCTCTTGAAATCAAGCCCTACGCGGCTCTTCCCGATGGCGAGCGCCCGATCCTTTTGTACGCCGGCGACGGCGTCTCCGACCTGTCGGCTGCGGCCGAAACGAATCTCCTTTTCGCAAAGGAGGGCAAAGGTACGTTACTCTCGCAGGATGTGCGATTTAGTGACTCTAATCCGACCACACACGCATACAACCcgcctccccctccccttccctcccttctctctctctctctctctctctccaacATCGTCGAAACAAAGTAGCGACTAATCAATCCCGCAGATCTGGTGACTTTCTGCAAGCGCCGAGGCATGCCTTACACCACCTTCAGGGACTGGTCTACCATTCTTGCCTCCACCCAGGACATTCTCGCCGGCAAGAAGACACCCGAAGAGGTGGCTGCCGAGACAAAGACCGCCTgaatgacgaggacgacatAGAACTGTGCAATGTACATAGATGGATCGGGAGGTtggcttttctttctctaaACTAAACCGCAACTAGATCTCGTTGGTTTTGAAGAGCACATTTGTTTATGGATAGACATGGACCACAATCACTAGCTTGAGTCATCTGAACAGTCAGTACGAACATAAACAAAGTTATTTTGGGAATTCTCAGTTGTGAGTCCTGGTGAATCAATTCCCAGAATTCTCACCAAACATACACTCAAGTAGGTACCATTCTTGTTTGCTTCAAGGTTGAGGGTCTCCTGCTCCACCTGTCAGCGGCCCCGTCTTCTCGGCAATTCCTGCGGGCCTCAGGAGTTCAGTCGGGTGACCGCCTACCATACCGGTCAGAGTCTCGGCGGCCGCTTCGAGTCGCTCCTCCAAAAGAAAACGTTCCCTCTTCTCCTGACTTTGTCGGTACGCTGATGGGATTGAGGCCTTTGTGACTGGTGGATCGGTCGTCATTGGTCTTTTTTCTGGCCTCTTTCGACAATTCATTTCCCCTAAGTGAACCAGGTGGCATGATGCACCTGCACGCCGCCATATATCTCTCCAAGACCTTGCCAGGGTGACCATCAACTTTATCATGGCTCGCCGACTTGTAAGCTGTTACTTCGATATTTGTGCTCGGAATACGACACGCTGCCCTCAATGCGGAATTATGGAAAAGACCAGAATCACTGACGCGACTATGCACGCCCTTCCCTCTAGGTCCGAACGGGCATTCAGCTCGGCTTGCTAGCCACATTCACAGTCCTTATCGTTCTTTTTCTCGATAGCAAGTTCCGCGTCCTACCTGCGTCAATCCATGGTCATCTTCCCATGCACTATTCGGGGTATGTGATCACGGATGTGACGATCACACAATGCTCGACCCTCAATCCCTTCTCAAGCTGCAAGCTCGATCCGGCGGTCTGGTACCGCATCGAGAAAGACCTCTACCTTCGCACCGGCTGGACCTCGACCGCGTACGTTCAATtccaaagaaagaaggaaga comes from Penicillium oxalicum strain HP7-1 chromosome I, whole genome shotgun sequence and encodes:
- a CDS encoding Pdp3-interacting factor 1, producing the protein MGSTVLPYMETKPKVIFFTDFDGTITVDDSNDFMIDNLGFGLAERRKLNDEILEERMGFRDAFRIMLESINTPYDQCIEILKKNMKLDPYFEKFYYWAEENNVPIVILSSGMRPIISALLEQFLGHKPKSHLTIVCNEVIPRNGKDINSEGGWQISYHDDSHFGHDKSLEIKPYAALPDGERPILLYAGDGVSDLSAAAETNLLFAKEGKDLVTFCKRRGMPYTTFRDWSTILASTQDILAGKKTPEEVAAETKTA